A single window of Aspergillus oryzae RIB40 DNA, chromosome 8 DNA harbors:
- a CDS encoding uncharacterized protein (predicted protein) codes for MAAWLGLEHDEGGWAITDNDAMRRVINGMDCPANQHPSIALFVGHTAKAQALRSLYPHNNTGRHRKQGWAQLHLSGAATSHPVIVIESSLSRTSPPGPSQQEPLRRYPIPRTRGRSYEDLQSLLYRDVLLPIVDTVCVFAADCGGIRHVQHLLASWGSLPPTGLDGAAASVRPRWVIVLTDPDDDAVPAGGIETTLQATAVPHLAGSVAVVDLRPRQPLSRLSRFEPLRRRLSLELDEVRTLRANAHLLFSALHLEWIFRGLLRHVAQGPASPFNCIQACRPQHLDADEVAQYLGIFLQLAEKTQIADPFMATFIASAFLMDAYPPGMHSE; via the coding sequence ATGGCTGCATGGTTGGGACTGGAACATGACGAGGGGGGCTGGGCCATCACGGACAACGACGCGATGCGGAGGGTCATCAACGGAATGGACTGCCCTGCCAATCAGCACCCTTCCATCGCGCTCTTTGTAGGACACACCGCCAAGGCGCAGGCGCTCCGATCGCTGTATCCGCATAACAATACTGGCCGTCACCGGAAGCAGGGTTGGGCTCAACTGCACCTGTCCGGCGCGGCCACATCTCATCCGGTTATAGTCATCGAGAGCAGCCTCTCGCGCACGTCCCCGCCCGGGCCATCCCAGCAGGAGCCACTCCGGCGATACCCCATCCCCCGCACTCGGGGACGCTCCTACGAGGATCTTCAGTCACTGCTGTACCGAGACGTCCTACTCCCGATCGTGGACACCGTGTGCGTCTTCGCAGCCGACTGCGGCGGCATCCGTCACGTCCAACACTTGCTCGCATCGTGGGGCTCGCTACCGCCGACCGGTCTGGACGGCGCAGCGGCTTCCGTGCGTCCCCGTTGGGTGATTGTCCTGACAGACCCCGACGATGATGCAGTCCCGGCGGGAGGGATAGAAACCACGCTGCAGGCCACGGCTGTGCCCCATCTCGCGGGATCCGTCGCGGTTGTCGACCTGCGGCCCCGGCAGCCGTTGTCGCGGTTGAGCCGGTTCGAGCCCCTCCGGCGACGGCTGTCACTGGAGCTGGACGAGGTGCGCACGCTGCGTGCCAACGCacatctcctcttctccgccctCCATCTGGAGTGGATCTTCCGGGGACTGCTGCGGCACGTCGCGCAAGGCCCTGCGTCGCCATTCAATTGCATCCAAGCGTGCCGTCCCCAGCACTTGGACGCTGATGAGGTCGCTCAATACCTCGGAATCTTCCTGCAGCTCGCCGAGAAGACCCAGATAGCGGACCCATTCATGGCAACCTTCATTGCGTCGGCGTTCCTTATGGATGCATATCCGCCCGGAATGCACAGTGAGTAG
- a CDS encoding uncharacterized protein (predicted protein), with product MTDSSRIDSSGTPAKARGSWRINKRRRRRARQSQRVTESNGQEAQADDAHGDDTHADALGEPDSESDNAFEKIMQRKEIREVVSYTIGSREDGGVLDGRGQPEALGPNRALITLIRKGPHADIIPQSVLPWPCCDDEQPGSPAGPARLSSPSLAVPSPDAPIVQPQTADGPSSATPAAPSTLTAQHQPPAVQSTQAASEWTAAAAVGGGHPLQQTAQPPQSQASNPSPPAPSSGIPDHPPAGQLGVPPNTVAQPQTYSGSVTYQPPPTTGLTTAPAPGPAGPAGPPARPPVPMPTASQPPQAPLWTTDAVPHITSVQPPLAPGAAPGPYPGQSVSHGVAAGMPHPSQPQVNQSMHPTALAYGSLHPQVTGHLPSGQLYVGPAGQVVQAGHAFQTGQAGQALQTGQTSQVVQTGQALQAGQALQAGQASQAGQTVQPVQAGPTAQTAHTVQAVQAGLGAPPQPSFPMAHGQPAAAVPNGGGLLTAPQPVQHWTPGVAGLPQAATQTAPPTQPVNAALSAQPTDPCQGTLVHPGQPQASTQPSTGHPPVEPSQQTPWPPQQQNDSAMDSDPYGLNLLDSWSLFK from the exons ATGACCGATAGCTCAAGAATCGATAGCTCAGGGACTCCTGCGAAGGCCCGGGGGAGCTGGCGGATAAACAAACGTAGACGACGCAGAGCCAGACAATCCCAACGAGTGACCGAGAGCAATGGCCAAGAAGCTCAGGCCGATGACGCACATGGCGATGATACCCATGCAGATGCCCTCGGCGAGCCTGATTCGGAGTCGGACAACGCTTTTGAGAAGATCATGCAGCGGAAGGAGATTCGTGAAGTCGTGA GCTACACAATTGGTTCACGGGAAGATGGAGGGGTACTGGACGGTCGTGGCCAACCT GAAGCGTTGGGACCCAATCGCGCACTGATTACCCTCATCCGGAAAGGACCCCATGCCGACATCATCCCGCAAAGCGTGCTTCCGTGGCCGTGCTGTGACGATGAACAACCTGGCTCGCCTGCTGGTCCGGCGCGCCTCTCATCGCCGTCGCTCGCGGTTCCGAGCCCTGACGCGCCGATTGTTCAACCGCAGACGGCGGACGGTCCATCGTCGGCGACACCGGCGGCACCGTCGACGCTGACTGCGCAGCACCAGCCTCCAGCCGTGCAAAGCACGCAGGCGGCGTCCGAATGGACTGCTGCCGCAGCAGTAGGGGGCGGCCATCCCCTTCAGCAAACCGCCCAACCTCCGCAGAGTCAGGCTTCCAATCCGTCACCACCGGCTCCCAGTAGTGGCATCCCTGACCATCCGCCGGCTGGTCAACTGGGAGTGCCGCCGAACACTGTGGCTCAGCCCCAGACATACTCGGGGTCCGTGACATACCAACCGCCGCCCACAACCGGTTTGACGACGGCTCCTGCgccaggcccagcaggcCCAGCAGGGCCGCCCGCCCGCCCCCCGGTGCCCATGCCCACTGCATCCCAACCGCCACAAGCGCCGCTATGGACCACGGATGCTGTCCCGCACATTACCTCAGTTCAACCGCCGTTGGCGCCGGGAGCGGCGCCGGGGCCCTATCCCGGACAGTCCGTGAGTCACGGCGTGGCTGCGGGCATGCCGCATCCCTCGCAGCCGCAGGTTAACCAGTCGATGCACCCTACCGCTCTCGCATACGGCTCGTTGCACCCGCAGGTGACTGGTCACCTTCCCTCCGGCCAGCTCTACGTCGGCCCAGCCGGTCAGGTTGTACAAGCGGGCCATGCTTTTCAAACCGGTCAGGCTGGTCAGGCTCTTCAAACTGGCCAAACTAGTCAAGTTGTCCAGACCGGTCAGGCTCTTCAAGCTGGTCAGGCTCTTCAAGCTGGTCAGGCTAGTCAAGCTGGTCAGACCGTTCAACCTGTTCAAGCTGGTCCGACTGCTCAAACTGCTCATACTGTTCAAGCTGTGCAAGCTGGTCTAGGGGCACCACCGCAACCTTCGTTTCCGATGGCCCACGGCCAACCTGCCGCTGCGGTCCCAAACGGCGGCGGCTTGCTGACCGCACCCCAGCCCGTTCAGCACTGGACGCCCGGCGTGGCGGGACTGCCGCAGGCAGCGACGCAAACCGCCCCTCCAACGCAACCGGTAAACGCCGCGCTGTCCGCCCAACCAACAGACCCGTGTCAGGGAACGCTGGTGCATCCTGGGCAGCCGCAGGCATCAACCCAACCGTCCACCGGGCACCCTCCCGTCGAACCATCTCAGCAAACACCCTGgccaccccagcagcagaatGACTCTGCGATGGACAGTGACCCGTATGGGCTGAACCTTTTGGATTCTTGGTCTCTATTCAAGTGA
- a CDS encoding uncharacterized protein (predicted protein), with the protein MLFTRSRRRGPVVRKWGSDEVKAVLPFITKLRQKNTPWKDIQRKWLKKFGIPRTVNALRGQWYRAQWGWVPQVGSEKTPPADVETTAETESSDELPQATSCSPQQPSRARRKSVWSVPSSPEPSPAPDSEDAQAPLAGVSTSQTLPSTTVEQKAARKSLSKNQENALKMSLAFSKYWLHARTTCAGITLTQCPVCTQICQQRREKNRREKDRSHSAVLPYRLNRLSGKGLGPRRRP; encoded by the coding sequence ATGTTATTCACACGGTCAAGGCGAAGGGGCCCGGTGGTCAGAAAGTGGGGGTCTGATGAGGTCAAGGCTGTTCTTCCTTTTATTACCAAGCTGAGGCAAAAGAACACCCCTTGGAAAGATATTCAACGGAAATGGCTCAAGAAGTTCGGCATTCCAAGAACGGTGAATGCGCTGCGCGGGCAATGGTATCGCGCTCAATGGGGCTGGGTCCCGCAGGTTGGGAGCGAGAAAACGCCGCCGGCAGACGTCGAGACAACGGCAGAAACAGAGTCCTCGGATGAACTCCCACAAGCAACGTCCTGCAGCCCGCAGCAGCCCTCGCGAGCGCGACGGAAATCTGTGTGGAGTGTCCCCTCGAGCCCTGAGCCGTCCCCCGCACCCGATTCGGAGGACGCCCAAGCACCTCTCGCCGGCGTGTCAACATCACAGACCCTTCCGTCAACCACGGTCGAGCAGAAGGCAGCGCGGAAGTCCCTGAGCAAGAACCAGGAAAATGCTCTGAAGATGTCACTCGCGTTCAGTAAGTATTGGCTTCACGCCCGTACCACCTGTGCGGGCATCACACTGACTCAGTGCCCAGTATGTACTCAAATATGCCAACAAAGACGGGAGAAAAATAGACGGGAGAAAGATCGCAGCCACTCGGCCGTACTGCCGTATCGTTTGAATCGCCTCTCCGGGAAAGGGTTAGGGCCACGGCGTCGTCCATAA
- a CDS encoding ATP-binding protein (predicted protein): MAKNHTDRKGALFDSSGYLADLLTRCAFIEKQFYGDRDPVILNIEKERSIVRVYVAILRYSAEVRRVQQSNKGKDIAESVTAITSQPLTQLKTSIKEEEAHLYHWLVLDQHLHRRKEAEATLNRLDKLTVDIQEVRDAVDMLNLPFAKGAFFGSFEDQHEDECLPGTRTELLQQVQGWGRFSDKHLFWLNGMAGTGKSTIARTVARAFEEDGILGASFFFKRGEGDRGSTAKFFSTIVKQLAVHIPQMVPGVRKALGEDPAIPGKSLREQFNKLMLQPLLAVKHGEAIDTTVIVIDALDECEPQEDVEIILSLLPGVETATNLAIRFFLTSRPEIPIRFGFDQIDRSKYQNTILQNLDEDVIKHDIALYLREEFSKIQQKRRHALSPGWPGEERIEALAMMACPLFIFAATVCRFVADRHFDPDERLQKFPISSTGSKMDSTYRPVLNQLLVQDATDRNELIEEFQRIIGVIILLANPLSLSSLAELLLDTPEHNSSTHLERRMHLERQISAHLDSFHSVLSIPSDPELPIRTLHLSFHDYLVDDRTRSEKATSQFWVDKREKHEFIACQCLAVMDRYLRKNMCDLPTYGTSRTEIDLNSIARFLPPALQYACRYWVYHLTQSLAPATSLDQVLPFLKEHFLHWLESMSILGIISEAIIAVNSLLQLTKVSIN, from the coding sequence ATGGCTAAGAATCATACAGACCGCAAGGGGGCTCTATTTGACTCATCGGGATACCTAGCTGATTTGCTGACTCGTTGTGCCTTTATCGAAAAACAGTTTTATGGAGACAGAGATCCTGTCATATTAAATATCGAGAAAGAACGATCGATTGTCCGGGTGTACGTAGCAATATTGCGATACTCCGCCGAAGTACGGAGAGTTCAACAGTCTAACAAGGGAAAAGACATCGCGGAGAGCGTAACAGCTATAACAAGCCAGCCACTCACACAGCTCAAGACCTcgatcaaggaagaggaggcccACTTATATCACTGGCTGGTCCTGGACCAACACCTGCACCGCAGGAAGGAAGCAGAAGCTACTCTGAATCGTCTCGATAAATTGACCGTGGATATCCAAGAAGTGCGCGATGCGGTTGATATGTTAAATCTCCCTTTTGCCAAGGGCGCATTTTTTGGCTCCTTCGAGGACCAGCATGAGGATGAATGCCTTCCTGGAACGCGAACAGAACTGCTTCAGCAGGTGCAGGGCTGGGGAAGATTCAGTGATAAACATTTATTCTGGCTAAATGGAATGGCAGGCACTGGCAAGTCCACCATTGCAAGGACGGTAGCCCGAGCTTTTGAAGAGGATGGCATCCTCGGGGCaagtttctttttcaagaggggggagggagatcGGGGCTCAACTGCAAAGTTTTTCTCGACAATTGTCAAGCAATTGGCAGTCCACATTCCTCAAATGGTCCCCGGAGTCCGAAaagctcttggagaagatcctgcGATTCCAGGAAAATCGCTTCGAGAGCAGTTTAATAAGCTTATGTTGCAGCCATTACTCGCTGTCAAGCATGGCGAAGCTATAGACACCACAGTGATTGTCATCGACGCTCTGGATGAATGCGAACCGCAAGAAGACGTGGAGATCATCCTCAGCCTTTTACCTGGGGTTGAGACGGCTACAAATTTGGCAATCCGATTCTTCTTAACCAGCCGGCCGGAGATACCCATCCGTTTTGGGTTTGATCAGATCGATAGGAGCAAGTACCAGAATACTATCCTGCAAaatctggatgaagatgtgatAAAACATGACATCGCCTTATATCTTAGAGAAGAATTCTCGAAAATACAGCAGAAGCGCCGGCATGCTCTTTCCCCTGGCTGGCCTGGAGAGGAACGAATCGAAGCCTTAGCAATGATGGCTTGTCCGCTCTTTATTTTTGCAGCTACAGTGTGTCGTTTTGTGGCGGATAGGCATTTTGACCCGGATGAGCGGCTTCAGAAGTTTCCCATTAGTTCTACAGGATCAAAGATGGATAGCACATACCGACCCGTTCTGAACCAACTCCTTGTCCAGGATGCTACGGACAGGAATGAGCTGATTGAAGAGTTTCAGAGAATCATTGGTGtaatcattcttcttgctaaTCCGCTCTCATTGAGCTCCCTTGCGGAGCTGTTGCTTGACACTCCAGAACACAATAGCAGCACTCATCTGGAACGTCGCATGCATCTAGAACGTCAAATCAGCGCTCATCTGGATTCATTTCATTCAGTCCTGTCTATACCCAGCGATCCAGAACTACCTATACGGACCCTGCATTTGTCCTTCCATGATTATCTGGTGGATGATCGTACAAGAAGTGAAAAGGCCACATCTCAATTCTGGGTGgataaaagggaaaagcacGAGTTTATAGCCTGCCAATGTCTTGCTGTCATGGACCGTTACCTCAGAAAAAATATGTGCGACCTGCCAACCTATGGGACCAGCCGAACAGAGATAGACCTTAATTCTATAGCAAGATTTCTGCCGCCTGCCCTCCAGTACGCCTGTCGTTATTGGGTTTACCATCTCACCCAGAGCTTAGCACCAGCGACGAGCCTTGACCAAGTCCTCCCTTTCCTGAAAGAGCACTTTCTTCATTGGTTGGAGTCAATGAGTATTTTAGGGATAATATCAGAAGCCATAATTGCAGTGAATTCATTGCTCCAACTGACCAAAGTGAGTATTAACTAG
- a CDS encoding uncharacterized protein (predicted protein) — MVCGANVADTRPKFDTLARQIFSRRPLWQTILGQSWGWVTAWMADSRYDSAVLDRTVQDGFGRDRRLFDTTKPLVSGIRVALTASQVEDGSLCLFSNYRAAGRPRMSSAYRALVPEQEPFLWEIGSICGKGGRRGRGHPY, encoded by the exons ATGGTCTGCGGTGCCAACGTGGCCGACACCCGTCCGAAGTTCGATACCCTGGCACGTCAGATCTTTTCCCGACGGCCCCTCTGGCAGACGATCTTGGGACAATCGTGGGGCTGGGTGACGGCCTGGATGGCCGACAGCCGGTACGACTCGGCCGTGTTGGACCGAACTGTGCAGGATGGCTTTGGCCGCGACCGCCGACTGTTCGATACCACGAAACCCTTGGTATCCGGCATCCGAGTGGCTCTAACAGCCAGCCAGGTCGAAGACGGGTCGCTCTGTCTGTTCTCCAACTATCGAGCGGCGGGCCGTCCTCGGATGTCGTCCGCCTATAGAGCACTAGTGCCAGAGCAGGAGCCATTTTTGTGGGAAAT aggTTCTATATGcggaaaaggaggaaggaggggaagaggcCACCCATACTAG
- a CDS encoding uncharacterized protein (predicted protein), with protein sequence MDQQIASYKFSSNDRQYVPNYPSLPPSLSLTGPHLVIRTGLSVGTRRLLSSSSPKAPCLQLEIELCPLLQYTLRRATPDDDPRPFVFVWSPLNEGYHQDGFILLRHTSDGKLERVSVPDAIQDPIDIVHTGRPGPERRALRSEYHCPRRKHSASLHVRYQGSPTDRPIIFRNHVIWDMFRSYRLEDGLWELQEGPCGCPGLFLDDPDITVNVAEDEGFVTLKPGEC encoded by the exons ATGGACCAGCAAATTGCCTCTTACAAATTTTCATCCAATGATAGACAGTATGTACCGAACtatccctccctccctccctctctctctcttacCGGTCCCCACCTTGTCATTCGGACCGGACTGTCCGTCGGGACTAGACGCTTACTATCCAGCTCAAGTCCTAAGGCACCATGTCTGCAGCTCGAAATTGAACTCTGCCCGCTCTTGCAGTATACCCTCCGTCGAGCAACGCCGGACGATGACCCAAGGCCATTTGTCTTCGTGTGGTCTCCCCTCAATGAGGGCTATCATCAAGATGGATTCATACTTCTACGACACACCTCAGATGGCAAGCTGGAAAGGGTATCCGTACCAGATGCGATCCAAGATCCGATAGACATCGTGCAC ACAGGGCGCCCCGGTCCTGAGCGTAGAGCTCTCCGGTCCGAATACCATTGTCCCCGAAGGAAACACTCTGCATCATTGCATGTTCGCTACCAGGGGAGCCCCACAGACCGACCGATAATATTCCGTAACCATGTAATCTGGGACATGTTTCGCTCCTATCGCCTAGAGGATGGTTTGTGGGAGCTTCAGGAGGGTCCATGTGGATGCCCCGGGCTTTTCCTGGATGATCCTGATATCACGGTAAATgtggcggaggatgagggtttTGTTACTCTGAAGCCAGGAGAATGCTGA
- a CDS encoding alpha-keto acid decarboxylase family protein (thiamine pyrophosphate-requiring enzyme): MAHITARINVAEYVFHRLRQLGVCSIYGVPGDFNLVALDYVRPSGLHWVGCSNELSAGYAADGYARVKGLAALMTTSGVGELSALNAIAGAYAEKVPLVHIVGTPPTYLQDQNAILHHSLGDGNSRLYASIYRSFTCAQANLTLASHAPVLIDETLRQCLLHSRPVYIEIPANMAKVIISASRLEEGIDTSLSLNEGSEVEQTVVKELLKSLYSASQPLIILDGWVSRYGLEQEADDIVRLAGFPVVTTPFGKGTANETYPNFCGVYTGAAGNSDFMRWVKSRDLVIRFAPMNADTNTFGFTALTSEAITIELHKFTINIRGENYLNMNTKSILRKIISELDPSRFAYDESCIEPRRLNMTGALDSPRPEASITQDIFWRYVSQFFHSDDIILTETGTPYAGGCDFVLPPNAKIINSALWLSIGYTLGASCGAALAQREMVKQGLRNKGRTILFEGDGSFQMTAQVLSDIIRNRLDLIIFLINNDGYTIERYIHGMEAYYNDIQPWRYLESPWYFGARKDDLEYPVFTKQVRTWADLERVLQSEHIIRGRGLSMIEVILEKDDAHPLLKRQMKIAKDQNGNS, encoded by the exons ATGGCTCATATCACTGCCCGAATTAACGTTGCGGAATATGTCTTCCACAGACTGCGGCAATTGGGTGTGTGCAGTATATATGGAGTGCCTGGTGACTTCAACTTGGTCGCGTTGGATTATGTTAGACCTTCTGGGCTTCACTGGGTGGGGTGTTCCAATGAACTCAGTGCTGGGTATGCTGCAGACGGTTACGCGAGAGTCAAAGGGTTAGCAGCGCTGATGACAACGAGCGGAGTTGGGGAGTTATCAGCACTCAATGCCATCGCAGGAGCATATGCAGAGAAAGTTCCTCTCGTTCATATTGTCGGTACACCACCAACATATCTACAAGATCAAAATGCAATTCTGCATCACTCCTTGGGTGACGGCAACTCTCGACTTTATGCATCCATCTACAGAAGCTTTACGTGTGCTCAAGCGAATTTAACGCTTGCTTCCCATGCACCAGTCTTGATTGACGAGACGTTGCGTCAATGTTTGCTACACAGCAGGCCTGTCTACATCGAAATACCTGCTAATATGGCGAAAGTAATCATATCTGCATCGCGACTTGAGGAAGGTATCGATACCTCGTTGTCTTTGAATGAAGGCTCAGAAGTGGAGCAAACTGTGGTGAAAGAATTGCTCAAATCGCTGTACTCAGCGTCACAGCCTCTCATCATACTCGATGGCTGGGTGTCACGATACGGTTTggaacaagaagcagacgaTATTGTGCGCCTGGCAGGGTTCCCAGTCGTTACTACTCCATTCGGGAAAGGGACAGCGAATGAAACTTATCCAAATTTTTGCGGCGTATATACAGGCGCCGCTGGAAACTCGGACTTCATGCGATGGGTTAAGAGTCGTGACCTAGTAATACGGTTTGCTCCAATGAATGCTGATACCAACACCTTCGGATTCACTGCGCTTACAAGCGAAGCCATCACTATTGAGCTACACAAATTCACGATCAATATTCGAGGAGAAAATTACTTGAATATGAATACCAAATCCATTCTCCGCAAGATCATTTCTGAGCTAGATCCGTCTCGATTTGCGTACGATGAATCATGCATTGAACCAAGACGTTTGAATATGACAGGAGCTTTGGATTCCCCGCGCCCTGAAGCATCTATCACGCAAGACATATTCTGGCGCTATGTTTCTCAGTTTTTCCACTCCGACGATATTATTCTAACGGAAACCGGTACGCCATATGCCGGTGGCTGTGACTTTGTCCTTCCACCCAATGCTAAAATCATCAACTCTGCACTCTGGCTATCCATCGGGTACACATTAGGGGCATCCTGCGGCGCAGCCCTTGCACAACGGGAGATGGTTAAGCAAGGTCTTCGAAACAAAGGGAGAACAATCCTGTTCGAAGGGGATGGTAGCTTCCAGATGACAGCTCAAGTACTTAGTGACATCATACGCAATCGCCTTGACTTAATCATTTTTCTTATTAACAATGATGGGTATACAATTGAAAG GTATATTCACGGCATGGAAGCATACTACAATGATATACAGCCTTGGCGCTATCTGGAGTCTCCGTGGTATTTCGGTGCAAGGAAAGATGACTTAGAATACCCAGTATTTACCAAGCAGGTGAGAACATGGGCTGATCTTGAAAGGGTTTTACAAAGCGAGCACATTATACGTGGCAGGGGCTTGTCCATGATTGAAGTCATCTTAGAAAAAGATGATGCACATCCACTACTAAAGAGACAGATGAAAATCGCCAAAGATCAGAATGGAAACAGTTAA